TTCCAGCCGGTCTGCTCGTACGCCTGCGCCTGCCCCTGGTCCCCGTACACCTGTGCGTGCGGGTCGACGTAGCCCTGCTGCGGGTACTGCTGCTGATAGGCGGCCTGCTGCTGGTACGGGTCGGTCCCGTAGCCCTGCTGGGCGTACGGGTCCTGGTACCCCTGGCCACCCTGCGCGTACGGCGTGGCCTGCTGCGGCTGTTGCTGGTACTGCTGCTGACCTTCCCACCCCTGGTCCCCGTAGAGCGGGTCCGTGGGGTGCCACGGTTCGGGGCCCTGGCCCCGGCCATACTCAGTCATCGATCCCCAAACAGCCGCGAGGCTTCCGGACGATCCGCCTCTACGTAGTGCGGCAGCTGTTCGAACACCGCCGCATCGCGCGGAACGTTACCGTATCGCGATCAGATGACCACTTCGACGCCCTCACCGGGCGGATTACCTGATACCCGTTCGGACTCAAGAGCGTTCTGAAGGATGATCACGGCGGCGGCCTGGTCGATGACGGACCGCCCCTTCTTGGACTTCACGCCGGAGGCCCGCAGCCCCTGGGTCGCGGTCACCGTGGTCATCCGCTCGTCGACCAGCCGGACCGGCACCGGGGCGACGCCCTTCGCCATCTCCCGGGCGAACGCGCGGACCTTGGCCGCGGCCGGGCCCTCCCGCCCGCTGAGCGAGCGGGGCAGGCCCACGACGACCTCGATCGGCTCGTACTCC
The Streptomyces roseofulvus genome window above contains:
- the ruvX gene encoding Holliday junction resolvase RuvX; its protein translation is MRRGRRIAVDVGDARIGVASCDPDGVLATPVETVPGRDVPAAHRRLRQIVEEYEPIEVVVGLPRSLSGREGPAAAKVRAFAREMAKGVAPVPVRLVDERMTTVTATQGLRASGVKSKKGRSVIDQAAAVIILQNALESERVSGNPPGEGVEVVI